From one Coffea eugenioides isolate CCC68of chromosome 11, Ceug_1.0, whole genome shotgun sequence genomic stretch:
- the LOC113751908 gene encoding putative disease resistance RPP13-like protein 3 yields MVDSVISLVIGRTVDLLHKKSVFLKDVRRQVERLGNDLEWMRCFLKDAEQRQDEDARIRNWVSLIRAAAYDAEDVIEIFAGKVEFLTKNKGLVTKLTYYPLKIVNLYKIGKETESLQMRLNDIADRREKFGIRNLEEGMSSRGEEFRRLRRTSPFSEDKDIVGFEEITKFLVAELLKQDKNRRVVSIVGMGGAGKTTLAKKVYNHADLRERFNCRAWLCVSSSYGHKEMLRSIIKQLNTVDNKLLEMLEKMDEQDLERRLYQDLQDKCYLVVLDDVWKEEAWDCLARAFPDVNTSSRLLITSRNRGVPLHADALSIPYDLKTLGQEDSWQLFLRKALGHGDNAWCPLDLEEVGREIARRCAGLPLAITVVGGLLLTKKRLKSEWEKVLNSFNTNLSRNQSGVSAILELSYADLPPNLKFCFLYLGLFPEDYMISVRKFIHMWAAEGIMQKRDAENLEEIAAHDLEQLFSRNMVQVAEMTVDERIKSCRVHDLLRELAIRKAEDENFFQIHDTRYDKISRYLAVHILPRDKNYFWTSTPPLRSLLFFNVRFDREDISLSFKSFRKLRTLDLENVKMPYNLPKEIGEVRLLRYLSLLETSISRLPHSVGCLRCLQTLDIRNLHPVIVSNFIWKLESLRHLYASDIKCNVPLKIEGLKNLQTLLGIRFDHIMHNNMMTLTSLQKLGIVVDDKSEIDKLCMHLSEVGSLKMLRLYRARGRYQWPSLAGLSKLHHVTELKLYGVGLRMLPPDFPPNLSRLSLKYTDLMNDPMPILEKLGQLSFLEMKDAYGGPQLVISRHGFHQLKFLELDLLRDLDEVMVDKAALPQLQCLRIRDCRNLEKLPEELKHISTLDTLELVDMQEDFISRLDADMVSSVPNLRIFDSTISQKKRRSYVYLRRRMEGYA; encoded by the coding sequence ATGGTTGACTCTGTCATCTCTCTTGTCATTGGGAGAACCGTTGATCTGCTGCATAAAAAATCTGTTTTCCTAAAAGATGTTCGACGACAAGTTGAAAGACTTGGAAATGATCTGGAGTGGATGCGGTGCTTCCTGAAAGATGCAGAACAGAGGCAAGATGAAGATGCGAGGATCCGAAACTGGGTTTCTTTAATCAGAGCTGCTGCCTACGATGCGGAGGATGTCATTGAGATCTTTGCTGGCAAAGTTGAGTTCTTGACAAAGAACAAGGGACTCGTCACCAAATTGACGTATTATCCCTTGAAAATTGTAAACCTCTACAAGATAGGTAAAGAGACTGAATCTTTACAGATGAGGCTCAATGACATAGCTGATAGACGCGAAAAGTTTGGTATCAGAAATCTCGAAGAGGGAATGAGTTCACGGGGAGAGGAGTTTCGGCGCCTTCGCCGAACCTCTCCTTTTAGCGAGGACAAGGATATAGTGGGCTTCGAGGAGATTACAAAATTCCTGGTGGCAGAACTTCTGAAACAGGACAAAAACCGCCGTGTGGTTTCAATCGTCGGCATGGGAGGAGCTGGTAAGACAACTCTAGCCAAAAAAGTTTATAACCATGCTGATCTCAGGGAAAGATTCAATTGCCGTGCTTGGCTCTGCGTCTCTTCAAGCTACGGTCACAAAGAGATGCTGAGATCAATCATAAAGCAATTGAATACAGTGGATAACAAGCTACTTGAGATGTTGGAAAAGATGGACGAGCAGGACTTGGAACGAAGGCTCTATCAAGATCTACAAGATAAATGCTATCTTGTGGTACTTGATGATGTATGGAAGGAAGAAGCGTGGGATTGTCTTGCTAGGGCCTTTCCTGATGTTAATACATCAAGTAGACTGCTAATTACAAGTCGCAACAGGGGTGTTCCCTTACACGCAGATGCTCTGAGCATCCCATATGATTTGAAAACTTTGGGGCAGGAAGATAGCTGGCAGTTGTTCCTTAGAAAGGCCTTAGGCCATGGGGATAATGCTTGGTGTCCTCTGGATTTGGAAGAAGTGGGGAGAGAGATTGCAAGGAGATGTGCTGGTCTGCCACTGGCCATCACAGTTGTAGGTGGGCTGCTACTGACAAAGAAAAGGTTGAAGAGTGAATGGGAGAAAGTTCTCAACAGCTTCAACACAAACCTATCAAGGAACCAGAGTGGAGTATCAGCAATTCTGGAATTAAGTTATGCAGACCTTCCTcccaatctgaaattttgcttTCTATATTTGGGGTTGTTTCCCGAAGACTACATGATTTCTGTGCGAAAGTTTATCCATATGTGGGCTGCAGAGGGAATAATGCAGAAAAGAGATGCAGAAAATTTGGAGGAAATTGCAGCACATGATCTGGAACAACTTTTTAGCAGAAATATGGTTCAGGTGGCGGAAATGACTGTTGATGAGAGGATTAAAAGCTGTAGAGTCCATGATTTGTTGCGAGAGCTTGCAATCAGAAAGGCAgaggatgaaaatttttttcaaatccacGACACCAGATATGATAAAATATCCAGGTACCTCGCTGTTCATATTCTTCCTCgggataaaaattatttttggactTCGACCCCTCCTCTCCGGTCTCTACTGTTTTTCAATGTCCGTTTTGACAGGGAAGACATTAGTCTTAGCTTCAAAAGTTTCAGAAAGCTTAGGACACTAGACCTTGAGAATGTTAAGATGCCGTATAATTTGCCAAAAGAAATTGGTGAAGTCAGGCTTCTGAGGTACCTCAGTTTATTAGAGACATCCATTAGTAGGCTCCCTCATTCCGTCGGTTGCTTGCGATGCCTACAAACTCTTGACATACGGAACCTTCATCCAGTGATAGTCTCAAATTTCatttggaagcttgaaagtttaCGGCATCTATATGCATCTGATATAAAATGTAATGTGCCTCTTAAGATTGAAGGATTGAAGAATCTCCAGACTCTATTAGGCATACGCTTTGATCACATCATGCACAATAACATGATGACTTTGACAAGTCTTCAGAAACTGGGGATTGTAGTAGATGACAAGTCAGAGATAGACAAACTCTGCATGCATTTATCTGAGGTTGGAAGTCTAAAGATGTTACGTCTTTACCGTGCTCGAGGAAGATACCAGTGGCCATCTCTAGCGGGACTTTCTAAGCTCCATCATGTAACAGAGCTTAAGCTATATGGGGTGGGTTTGAGAATGCTGCCTCCTGATTTCCCTCCAAATCTCTCTCGCTTGTCTTTGAAATACACAGATCTCATGAATGACCCAATGCCAATACTAGAGAAGTTGGGACAGCTATCGTTCCTCGAAATGAAAGATGCGTATGGGGGGCCACAGCTAGTCATTTCTAGGCATGGATTTCACCAATTGAAATTCCTTGAGCTCGACCTCTTACGTGATTTGGATGAAGTAATGGTGGACAAAGCTGCATTGCCACAGCTCCAGTGCCTGAGAATCAGGGACTGCCGCAATTTAGAGAAGTTGCCGGAAGAGCTGAAGCACATATCTACTCTTGATACGCTTGAGCTTGTGGACATGCAAGAAGATTTCATCAGTAGGCTTGATGCGGACATGGTATCCAGTGTTCCTAACCTCAGAATATTTGACTCCACCATCTCGCAGAAGAAACGAAGATCATATGTTTATTTGCGGCGTAGAATGGAAGGTTATGCATAA